The following proteins come from a genomic window of Candidozyma auris chromosome 4, complete sequence:
- the BRF1 gene encoding transcription factor TFIIIB subunit BRF1: MASVQKVKRCPGCHHTKFIQDMSASSGDLLCENCGMVQEENPIISEVQFGESSSGAAMVQGAMVGADQARANFSMRNAMESREQTLLSAKSKIRKLGSAMRIPEYIMESASGWFKLALVQNFVQGRRSQNVIAACLYVACRHERTHHLLIDFSSRLQISVYSLGATYLKLVRALQIQKLPLADPSLFIQHFAERLGFGDQTAKVCRDATKIAQRMASDWIFEGRRPAGVAGACLLLAARMNNFRRSHVEIVAVARVGGETIQKRLNEFRKTKSGVLTLNEFRESEKTEPSLPPSYQQNRNIESKIQKMLRQRARMLKSYKRLASRNKLFDALFEEEMDERPQPKKEPNSSVASTQQTDVENGENEGPISRDEPTNEQSASRQEEDNEVPAPRQVGSDEEAAPGQVGTNDESVAEDTANKDASNSEATGDVSEREKSTDNAETNNDESVAENSVQNNSLNKEDANDQGGPNALNSNEEPTVNDESIFDDMYDIMPADIEDEVPQVHDPAYKPSSGSGRLRGLSSDRKLRVRKERNYAADNFNHEAAYDAMEPFQAIRKRRATNVSMAKKDSLLKSVLAGGEISEKELESALDHIWRSQQKTLKEALYSIPSEERRRARVSELFVPETGGEGDEDGNESALPTDPNEKELLRRIELNRPRNLVKNCPTTESLLSKVPDNPELNDDDDDSEVEFLQLTPAQAKKKEEAWVGMNYDFLIAQEKKNLKQAADEIAGNTSGQPRKRRRIKESSVDPVINDPAVANAISQIGEDGRAVTPAESAKQLLQSKNFSKKINYSSIGDLFNK; this comes from the coding sequence ATGGCCTCCGTGCAAAAAGTAAAGCGATGTCCCGGGTGCCATCATACCAAGTTCATCCAAGACATGCTGGCACTGTCGGGTGATCTTTTGTGTGAGAACTGTGGTATGgtgcaagaagaaaaccCCATCATTTCCGAGGTCCAGTTCGGTGAATCCTCCAGCGGTGCTGCCATGGTGCAAGGTGCCATGGTGGGCGCCGATCAGGCCCGTGCTAACTTTTCCATGAGAAACGCCATGGAGTCAAGGGAACAGACACTTCTTAGCGCTAAGCTGAAGATTCGTAAATTGGGAAGCGCCATGAGGATCCCAGAGTACATCATGGAGTCTGCTAGTGGATGGTTTAAGCTTGCTTTGGTGCAGAACTTCGTGCAAGGTCGTCGTTCCCAGAATGTGATCGCTGCTTGTTTGTATGTGGCTTGTCGTCACGAAAGGACTCACCACTTGTTGATTGATTTCTCTTCTAGGTTGCAGATTTCGGTGTATTCTCTCGGTGCCACATACTTGAAACTTGTTCGTGCCTTGCAAATCCAAAAGCTTCCGCTCGCTGATCCATCTTTGTTCATTCAACACTTTGCTGAAAGACTTGGCTTTGGTGATCAGACTGCCAAAGTTTGCAGGGACGCCACAAAAATCGCTCAACGAATGGCCTCCGATTGGATTTTTGAGGGAAGAAGACCAGCTGGTGTCGCAGGAGCTTGTCTTTTGCTCGCAGCCAGAATGAACAACTTTAGGAGATCCCACGTTGAGATCGTAGCCGTGGCTCGTGTGGGTGGAGAGACAATCCAAAAGAGACTTAACGAGTTCAGAAAGACGAAATCTGGTGTCTTGACCCTTAATGAGTTTCGTGAGTCCGAAAAAACTGAACCCTCCCTACCGCCTTCTTATCAACAGAATCGTAACATCGAGTCGAAGATCCAGAAAATGCTTCGGCAAAGGGCCCGCATGCTCAAGCTGTACAAGAGGCTTGCTAGCCGAAATAAGCTTTTCGATGCTCTTttcgaggaagagatggatGAGAGGCCACAACCGAAGAAGGAGCCAAACTCAAGTGTAGCTTCTACACAACAGACAGATGTTGAGAATGGAGAGAATGAGGGACCGATATCTAGGGATGAACCTACGAATGAACAATCCGCCTCAAGGCAGGAGGAGGATAATGAAGTACCCGCCCCAAGGCAGGTAGGTTccgatgaagaagctgctcCAGGGCAGGTTGGCACAAATGACGAATCTGTCGCTGAAGATACCGCGAACAAGGACGCAAGCAATTCTGAAGCTACCGGTGATGTATCTGAACGCGAGAAGTCTACCGACAATGCAGAAACAAATAATGATGAAAGTGTCGCCGAGAATTCTGTTCAAAACAACTCgttgaacaaagaagacGCGAATGATCAAGGTGGTCCCAACGCTTTGAACAGTAATGAAGAACCAACCGTGAATGACGAATCGATATTCGACGATATGTATGACATCATGCCTGCGGACATTGAGGATGAAGTTCCACAAGTTCACGATCCAGCATATAAACCTTCTAGCGGGAGTGGCAGGCTCAGAGGGTTATCGTCAGACAGAAAGCTACGTGTGCGTAAAGAGAGGAATTACGCTGCAGACAATTTCAATCATGAAGCTGCTTACGATGCCATGGAGCCCTTTCAGGCTATTCGTAAAAGGAGAGCGACAAATGTGTCGATGGCTAAGAAGGActctcttttgaaatcaGTATTGGCAGGAGGAGAGATATCTGAGAAAGAATTAGAATCTGCACTCGATCATATCTGGCGCAGCCAGCAAAAAACTCTAAAGGAAGCGCTTTATCTGATTCCATCAGAAGAGCGAAGAAGGGCTCGTGTGAGTGAACTATTCGTCCCCGAGACTGGTGGGGAAGGAGATGAAGACGGAAATGAGCTGGCTCTTCCGACTGATCCTAATGAGAAGGAGCTATTGCGGCGTATTGAACTCAACAGACCTAGAAATTTGGTTAAGAACTGTCCGACCACGGAAAGTTTGCTCAGCAAGGTGCCTGACAACCCTGAGCTtaatgacgatgatgacgactCAGAAGTCGAGTTCTTGCAGCTCACCCCAGCAcaagcgaagaagaaggaggaagcaTGGGTTGGTATGAACTACGATTTCCTAATTGCccaggagaagaaaaactTGAAGCAGGCTGCTGATGAGATCGCAGGAAACACTTCGGGCCAGCcacgaaaaagaagaagaatcaagGAGTCCAGCGTGGATCCTGTCATCAACGACCCTGCAGTTGCAAACGCAATCAGTCAGATAGGAGAGGATGGTAGAGCCGTTACCCCAGCCGAAAGCGCCAAACAATTATTGCAAAGCAAGAatttctcgaagaagatcaactACAGCTCAATTGGTGATCTTTTTAATAAGTAA
- the SDA1 gene encoding Sda1p — MGKKRRAAILPTNIILLQNVVRRDPGSYHEEFLQQYSHYESLRDIFLMNPSPDQGTEFGELIGFVSAVCNCYPKETKNFPEELRNILLNNHRDLTPDLREKIIQCLTMLRNKNIITAETLISTLFPLLRAYSSSAQNASTSSQNAKAVRRQIYSTLISLLKAMNTGAKNQKINRMTQALLFELLEQRDAQGFWATKLTRELWRRGIWDDSRTVEIMTHAALHPDMKVSTSGAKFFLGADKERQEALEDNSSDEEGFDMGSLKHKMQINKKSSKRAKKMEQALKSMKKKNGSKGSATYLNFSAIHLLRDPQGFAEALYDTHMSNKAANKYDLEHKILFMNLVSRLIGTHKLTVLGIYSFFLKYLTPKQRNVTQIMAASAQASHDLVPPENIASVVRKIADEFVSEGVASEVAAAGINTIREILARAPLAIDATLLQDLVEYKGSKAKNVMMAARSLISLYREVAPEMLHRKDRGKTASIELQHGEKKGLPQFGVESTVTSIPGIELLAKWRKEQGLEDDEENDENWEVDEDSDDDDVDGEWVTVESDKEIDISDSEDEKEKKSEEDAKDENDEEDSDLDLSDSENEETSGPVKKKAKIAQPKADEAAAAEKAMTEMLSSRILTPADFAKLEELKVQAGLEKVLGKQHNEEEVDSTSLVGKVKYKQLREERIAHAKEGKEDREFGSRKGKRENPHSTTNKEKARKKNFMMMIHKKAVQGKQKMSLRDRQKVLRAHITKQKKKGL; from the coding sequence ATGGgtaaaaaaagaagagcagctATTCTCCCGACCAACattattcttcttcaaaatgttGTTCGTAGAGATCCCGGATCCTACCACGAGGAGTTCCTTCAACAGTACTCCCACTACGAGTCTTTGAGAGACATCTTTCTCATGAACCCATCTCCAGACCAAGGAACAGAATTTGGCGAACTCATTGGTTTTGTATCTGCCGTTTGTAATTGTTATCCAAAAGAAACGAAGAATTTCCCCGAGGAGCTTAGAaacattcttctcaataatCATAGAGACTTGACGCCTGACCTCAGAGAGAAGATAATCCAGTGTCTTACAATGCTTagaaacaagaacatcatCACTGCAGAAACGTTGATTTCGACGCTTTTCCCCCTTCTTCGAGCTTATTCTAGTTCTGCTCAGAATGCATCAACGAGCTCTCAGAACGCTAAAGCTGTGAGACGCCAAATTTACAGTACACtcatttctcttttgaaagcaaTGAACACGGGGgcaaaaaatcagaaaatCAATAGAATGACTCAggctttgctttttgagtTGCTTGAGCAAAGAGACGCTCAGGGTTTCTGGGCCACCAAGCTCACAAGAGAGCTCTGGAGAAGAGGTATTTGGGACGACTCAAGAACTGTGGAAATCATGACCCACGCTGCATTGCATCCTGATATGAAAGTGAGTACCTCGGGAGCGAAATTTTTTCTCGGTGCTGACAAGGAGAGACAAGAGGCTCTTGAGGATAATTCGTCTGACGAGGAGGGTTTTGATATGGGCTCATTGAAACATAAAATgcaaatcaacaaaaaatcatcaaaaagagcGAAAAAGATGGAGCAGGCACTTAAGtcgatgaaaaagaaaaatggaagCAAGGGCTCAGCAACGTATTTGAACTTCTCTGCTATTCATTTGCTTCGGGACCCACAGGGTTTTGCCGAGGCTCTTTACGATACACACATGAGTAACAAGGCTGCCAATAAGTACGATTTGGAGCATAAGATCTTGTTCATGAACCTCGTTTCGAGGCTTATTGGTACACACAAACTTACAGTGTTGGGTATTTattccttttttctcaagtacttgacTCCCAAGCAAAGAAATGTCACACAAATCATGGCTGCGTCCGCCCAAGCTTCCCACGACTTGGTGCCACCAGAAAACATTGCTTCCGTTGTGCGCAAGATTGCTGACGAATTTGTCAGTGAAGGTGTTGCCTCCGAggtggctgctgctggtatCAACACAATTAGAGAGATCTTGGCTCGTGCTCCATTGGCTATTGATGCTACTCTTTTGCAGGACTTAGTGGAGTACAAGGGCTCTAAAGCCAAAAACGTCATGATGGCTGCGAGATCTTTGATCTCTTTGTACAGAGAAGTTGCTCCTGAAATGTTGCATAGAAAGGACCGTGGTAAAACAGCCTCGATCGAGCTTCAGCATggcgaaaagaaaggatTGCCTCAGTTTGGTGTCGAGTCTACTGTTACTTCCATTCCGGGTATCGAGCTTTTGGCTAAATGGAGAAAAGAGCAAGGCTTggaagatgacgaagagaaTGACGAGAACTGGGAGGTTGACGAGGACAgtgacgacgatgacgtTGATGGTGAATGGGTCACCGTCGAATCGGATAAGGAAATTGATATTTCCGACTCcgaagatgaaaaagagaagaagtcaGAGGAGGATGCCAAGGATGAAaatgacgaggaagattCTGACCTTGATCTCTCTGACAGTGAGAATGAAGAGACATCTGGCccggtgaagaagaaggcgaagaTTGCACAACCAAAGGCTGATGAAGCTGCCGCTGCCGAAAAGGCAATGACTGAGATGCTCTCTCTGAGAATCCTCACCCCAGCGGATTTTGCtaagcttgaagagttgaaggtCCAGGCtggtttggagaaggtACTCGGCAAACAACAcaacgaagaggaagttgaTCTGACTTCTCTTGTTGGAAAGGTCAAGTACAAGCAGCTCAGAGAGGAAAGAATTGCTCACGCCAAggaaggaaaagaagacagaGAGTTTGGTTCGAGAAAGGGTAAGAGAGAGAACCCACATTCCACCACCAATAAGGAGAAGGCgagaaagaagaacttcatgATGATGATCCACAAGAAGGCCGTCCAAGGCAAGCAGAAGATGTCTCTTAGGGACAGACAGAAGGTTTTGAGAGCACACATAAccaagcaaaagaagaaagggCTTTAG
- the HMO1 gene encoding Hmo1p, whose translation MSLEQAKNALVASFFELSNAAKDAATATVNFYKAAGVDASDTASSLAALSDKITGATQAALADLPKLEQAAAAASKANGSVATPAKAAAKTIPRKRKRPAKDDEQPAPEPAKAAEPAEASSGSSSSSSSSVSNSSGPSSPTETTSAEGAAPVDAPVAAPEKPEKPKKRKIERDPNAPKKPLTTYLRFNLSIRDQMKRERIENGLPTYPATELNQIIAERWANLSPEDKESLQKAYESEFEDYKKALESYNATKTAEGGQPIPIPGANKKTGAKPGPKPKKKETEAQQKGNLDSAVPKATPKEAPKAAPKAAAPKAVEARAPESAPKEQSEPVPVATPAKTEKKPSVQATPAKTEKKTSVQPTPKEKKKKAKPAASSSTGSETQAVANAIAAAAAEVAEEAAKVEQHDSKSSPNANTSQGQQGSSQHKKKKKKDGEKKKKKQHSQPGSSEANQEQ comes from the coding sequence ATGTCTCTAGAACAGGCCAAAAACGCCCTTGTTGCGTCTTTCTTTGAACTTTCCAACGCTGCTAAGGACGCTGCCACCGCAACCGTCAATTTTTATAAAGCTGCCGGCGTTGACGCTTCCGACACGGCCTCGTCGTTGGCGGCCTTGAGCGACAAAATAACCGGAGCCACCCAGGCGGCGTTGGCTGATCTTCCTAAGCTTGAacaagcagcagcagcggcgTCCAAGGCCAATGGGTCCGTGGCGACGCCTGCTAAGGCTGCCGCCAAAACAATTcccagaaaaagaaagagacccGCCAAGGATGATGAGCAGCCGGCTCCGGAGCCGGCGAAGGCAGCTGAGCCCGCAGAGGCTTCTTCAGGctcctcgtcttcgtcttcatcatctgtTTCCAATTCCAGCGGGCCTTCCTCTCCTACAGAGACCACTTCAGCTGAAGGTGCTGCTCCGGTTGATGCTCCTGTTGCTGCTCCGGAAAAACCTGAAAAacccaagaagagaaagatcGAGAGAGATCCCAACGCGCCTAAGAAGCCATTGACCACGTATTTGCGCTTCAATCTCAGTATTCGTGAccaaatgaagagagaaagaatcGAGAATGGCCTCCCTACTTACCCAGCCACCGAGCTCAATCAGATCATCGCTGAACGCTGGGCTAACTTGAGCCCCGAGGACAAGGAATCCTTGCAGAAGGCTTACGAGTCTGAGTTCGAAGACTACAAGAAGGCTTTAGAGTCGTACAATGCCACGAAGACGGCTGAAGGTGGACAGCCCATTCCAATTCCTGGCGCTAACAAGAAGACTGGTGCCAAACCAGGCCCtaagccaaagaagaaggagactGAAGCCCAACAGAAAGGAAACTTAGATTCAGCTGTGCCAAAAGCTACACCAAAAGAGGCACCAAAAGCGGCACCAAAAGCAGCTGCACCAAAAGCTGTAGAGGCCAGGGCCCCAGAGTCGGCACCAAAAGAACAGAGTGAGCCTGTCCCTGTGGCCACTCCAGCCAAGACAGAGAAAAAACCATCTGTTCAAGCCACTCCAGCCAAGACGGAGAAGAAAACGTCAGTTCAGCCGACTCCtaaagaaaagaaaaagaaagccaaGCCTGCTGCATCCTCCTCTACTGGAAGTGAAACTCAAGCTGTTGCCAATGCCATTGCAGCTGCCGCAGCTGAAGTAGCAGAGGAGGCTGCTAAAGTCGAGCAGCACGACAGCAAGTCCTCTCCAAATGCCAACACCTCTCAGGGTCAGCAGGGTAGCAGCCaacacaagaagaagaaaaagaaggacggggaaaagaaaaagaagaagcagcatCTGCAGCCTGGTTCTAGCGAGGCCAACCAGGAACAATAG
- the MCT1 gene encoding [acyl-carrier-protein] S-malonyltransferase — protein MLLRQLRHLSCSTTQKAIAVACPGQGIIPRGCLAAFKPHHDLIAPSLELVDEVLNEKFSKNLFGDTSADADEWSLRTSNAQPAILASTVITNQMFEKLHGIDMVKEPKVHYVLGHSLGEYTALVLAGVLDFGDALRIVRKRGLLMEELIGIGDYSMMVLVFRPGNFDAVSAVAAEYNVLACVNNSSQISISGTSLQVEKALAAMPEGAVLKSVKLPVKIPFHNELLESIESQLAEMAPKDLKQPIKPIVSNLAGSVSTGNCYLNTVKDNSKPVLWKQSLDFLKNNGIKHIVNLGPGSALGDMNKRSGLENHPLVGIEDMKVLAEKLDSL, from the coding sequence ATGCTACTTCGCCAGCTTCGTCATTTGTCATGCTCTACGACCCAAAAAGCCATTGCTGTTGCCTGTCCTGGTCAGGGAATTATACCTCGTGGGTGTCTTGCCGCTTTCAAGCCCCACCATGATCTCATCGCTCCATCGCTCGAGCTTGTGGATGAGGTGCTAAATGAAAAGTTCTCGAAGAATTTATTTGGTGATACTTCAGCTGACGCTGACGAATGGAGCTTGCGAACCTCGAATGCGCAGCCAGCAATCTTGGCTTCTACGGTGATCACTAATCAGATGTTCGAGAAGCTCCACGGTATAGATATGGTCAAAGAGCCGAAGGTGCATTACGTTTTGGGCCACTCGTTGGGAGAGTACACTGCGTTGGTGCTTGCAGGtgtgcttgattttggcgATGCTCTACGGATTGTAAGAAAAAGGGGACTCTTGATGGAGGAATTGATTGGAATAGGCGACTACTCAATGATGGTTCTAGTATTCAGACCAGGCAACTTTGATGCCGTCTCAGCAGTGGCCGCTGAATACAATGTGCTTGCATGTGTGAACAACTCTTCTCAGATACTGATCAGCGGTACTTCTTTGCAGGTAGAAAAGGCGTTGGCTGCCATGCCTGAGGGTGCAGTGTTGAAACTGGTGAAGCTTCCTGTAAAGATCCCCTTCCAcaatgagcttctcgagTCAATTGAGCTGCAATTGGCTGAAATGGCTCCAAAGGACTTGAAGCAACCTATAAAGCCAATAGTATCCAACCTTGCAGGCTCAGTGAGTACGGGAAACTGCTACTTGAATACAGTCAAGGACAATTCCAAGCCTGTGCTATGGAAACAGTCCTTAGACTTTTTAAAAAATAACGGAATTAAGCATATCGTTAACTTGGGGCCAGGGCTGGCGCTTGGTGACATGAACAAAAGGTCAGGCTTGGAGAATCACCCTTTAGTTGGTATAGAAGATATGAAAGTGTTAGCAGAGAAGCTCGACAGTCTCTGA
- the MIS11 gene encoding trifunctional formate-tetrahydrofolate ligase/methenyltetrahydrofolate cyclohydrolase/methylenetetrahydrofolate dehydrogenase: MPAQLIDGKAIAQQLREKIHGEIASFQKKHADFRPNLTIIQVGDRPDSSTYVRMKLKAAEEANIICNIVKLPEDVTEFELLSKISDLNADISVDGILVQLPIPAHLDETKVTKSVAASKDVDGFGPYNVGELSKKGGNPTFLPCTPKGIMQLLEQSKVDVTGKNAVVLGRSDIVGRPIANLLIKANANVTVLHSKTSSESLQAHLANADIVVVAIGQANFVKGDWLKEGSVVIDVGANFVPDDTKKSGSRMVGDVEFESASQKASLITPVPGGVGPMTVANLLDNVVIAAQEHYKKNNQTPQFTNPLKLDLKKPVPSDFEISRAQKPKRINQVAEEAGILDSELEPFGFYKAKVSLDILKRLENKVNGKYVLVTGITPTPLGEGKSTTTVGLAQALGAHLGKNVFANVRQPSMGPTFGIKGGAAGGGYSQVIPMDEFNMHVTGDIHAISMANNLLAAAIDTRIFHENTQKDAALYRRLVPAKKGERKFPVGFLNRLKKLGIDKTNPDDLTEEEISKFVRLDIDPDTITWRRVVDCNDRFVRGITIGEAPTEKGMTRKTGFDISVASECMAILALSTSLQDMRERLGKMVVAASKSGEPITCEDIGCAGALTALLKDAIKPNIMQTLEGTPVFVHAGPFANISIGASSVLADKMALKLAGTSPDLTEEERAAQEGYVVTEAGFDFTMGGERFMNIKCRASGLAPDVIVIVATVRALKVHGGGPEVKAGAPLAPEYTQENVELLRAGCSNLAKHIENARQYGLPVVVAINRMSSDSEKEHEVIREEALKAGAADAIVSNHWEEGGQGAVDLARGVIEAANSIDKDFKFLYDTEPSVAEKIDTIAKKMYGAGEVEFLPEAQKKIDLYTKQGFGNLPICIAKTQYSLSHDAALKGVPTGFKFPVRDVRASVGAGYLYALAAEIQTIPGLPTHCGFMNVEVNDEGEIEGLF; encoded by the coding sequence ATGCCCGCTCAATTGATTGACGGCAAGGCCATTGCCCAGCAGTTGCGGGAGAAGATCCATGGAGAAATTGCTCTGTTTCAGAAGAAACATGCTGATTTCAGACCAAACTTGACTATTATTCAAGTCGGCGACAGACCTGACTCTTCCACCTACGTGAgaatgaagttgaaggctgctgaggaggCCAAcatcatttgcaacattGTCAAGTTGCCAGAGGATGTGACAGAGTTCGAGCTCTTGCTGAAGATTTCTGACTTGAACGCTGATATCTCTGTGGATGGTATCTTGGTGCAACTTCCGATTCCAGCTCACTTGGACGAGACCAAGGTGACTAAATCCGTGGCTGCTTCCAAGGATGTCGACGGCTTCGGTCCTTACAACGTGGGTgaattgagcaagaaggGAGGCAACCCTACCTTCTTGCCATGCACTCCAAAGGGAATCATGCAATTACTTGAACAGTCCAAGGTGGATGTCACAGGCAAGAACGCCGTTGTGTTGGGCAGATCTGATATTGTGGGCCGCCCAATTGccaacttgttgatcaaagcCAATGCTAATGTGACCGTTTTGCACTCGAAAACGTCTTCAGAGCTGTTGCAGGCTCATTTGGCCAATGCCGACATTGTCGTTGTGGCCATTGGCCAGGCCAACTTTGTTAAGGGCGACTGGCTCAAGGAAGGTAGTGTGGTGATTGACGTTGGCGCCAACTTCGTCCCAGATGATACCAAGAAGTCTGGTTCTAGAATGGTCGGTGACGTTGAGTTCGAGTCTGCTTCCCAAAAAGCTCTGTTGATCACTCCAGTTCCTGGTGGAGTGGGTCCTATGACTGTGGCCAACTTGTTGGATAACGTTGTCATTGCTGCTCAGGAGCattacaagaagaacaaccAGACTCCTCAATTCACAAATCCTCTCAAAttggatttgaagaagccagtTCCTTCAGACTTTGAGATTTCGAGAGCCcagaagccaaaaagaatCAACCAGGTTGCAGAGGAGGCTGGTATCTTGGATTCCGAATTGGAGCCATTTGGCTTCTACAAGGCCAAGGTCTCGTTGGACATCTTGAAGCGTTTGGAGAACAAGGTCAACGGTAAGTACGTCTTGGTCACCGGTATCACCCCAACTCCCTTGGGTGAGGGTAAGTCCACCACCACTGTCGGTTTAGCCCAAGCTCTCGGTGCCCACTTGGGTAAGAATGTCTTTGCCAATGTTAGACAGCCCTCAATGGGTCCTACTTTTGGTATCAAGGGCGGTGCCGCTGGCGGTGGTTACTCTCAGGTGATTCCTATGGATGAATTCAATATGCACGTTACTGGTGATATTCACGCCATTTCCATGGCAAACAACTTGTTGGCTGCTGCTATCGACACCAGAATCTTCCACGAGAACACCCAGAAGGATGCTGCTTTGTACAGAAGATTGGTACCGGCCAAGAAGGGTGAGAGAAAGTTTCCCGTCGGTTTTTTGAACagattgaagaaactcGGTATTGACAAGACTAACCCCGACGACTTGACCGAAGAGGAGATTTCCAAATTCGTTAGATTGGACATTGACCCAGACACCATCACTTGGAGGAGAGTGGTTGACTGTAACGATAGATTTGTTAGAGGTATCACTATTGGTGAGGCTCCTACTGAGAAAGGTATGACTAGAAAGACAGGTTTTGATATTTCTGTCGCTTCCGAATGTATGGCCATCTTGGCCCTTTCGACCTCCTTGCAGGATATGAGAGAAAGATTGGGTAAGATGGTTGTTGCCGCCTCCAAGTCTGGCGAGCCCATCACTTGTGAAGACATTGGCTGTGCTGGTGCTTTGACtgctttgttgaaggacgCCATCAAGCCAAACATCATGCAGACATTGGAAGGTACTCCCGTGTTCGTCCACGCTGGCCCATTCGCCAACATCTCGATCggtgcttcttctgtgCTTGCTGACAAGATGGCGTTGAAATTGGCCGGTACTTCTCCAGACTTGACTGAGGAGGAAAGAGCTGCTCAGGAAGGTTACGTTGTCACTGAGGCTGGTTTCGACTTCACCATGGGTGGTGAGAGATTTATGAACATCAAGTGCAGAGCTTCTGGCTTAGCTCCTGACGTTATTGTCATTGTTGCCACTGTAAGAGCCCTCAAAGTTCACGGTGGTGGTCCTGAGGTCAAGGCTGGAGCACCATTGGCGCCAGAGTACACCCAGGAGAACGTTGAGTTGTTGAGAGCGGGCTGCTCCAACTTAGCCAAGCACATTGAGAATGCTAGACAGTATGGCTTGCCTGTGGTTGTGGCAATAAACAGAATGTCGTCCGACTCTGAGAAGGAGCACGAGGTCATTCGTGAAGAGGCTCTCAAGGCCGGTGCTGCTGATGCAATTGTGTCCAACCACTGGGAAGAAGGTGGACAAGGTGCTGTTGACTTGGCCAGAGGTGTCATTGAGGCTGCTAACTCGATCGACAAggacttcaagtttttgtaCGACACAGAGCCATCAGTGGCCGAGAAGATCGACACTAttgccaagaagatgtACGGTGCTGGCGAGGTTGAGTTCTTGCCCGAGgcccagaagaagatcgaTCTCTACACCAAGCAGGGTTTCGGCAACTTGCCAATCTGTATAGCCAAGACGCAATACTCCTTGTCGCACGACGCTGCCTTGAAGGGGGTGCCAACGGGCTTCAAGTTCCCCGTTCGAGACGTGAGAGCGTCCGTCGGAGCTGGCTACTTGTATGCTTTGGCGGCCGAGATTCAGACGATCCCAGGATTGCCCACCCACTGTGGGTTTATGAATGTGGAGGTGAATGACGAAGGAGAGATCGAGGGTTTGTTTTAA